A window of the Tistrella mobilis genome harbors these coding sequences:
- the rpmB gene encoding 50S ribosomal protein L28 yields MARRCELTGKRYMAGNNVSHAHNKSRRRFNPNVQDTGIYSDVLGRLVRLKVAVSTLRSIERRGGLDAFLAGAREVELSPDARRLKKLIVEKRAARAAEFAAAE; encoded by the coding sequence CGGTAAGCGTTACATGGCAGGCAACAATGTCAGCCATGCCCACAACAAGTCCCGTCGCCGCTTCAATCCGAACGTCCAGGACACCGGAATCTATTCTGACGTGCTGGGCCGTCTGGTCCGCCTGAAGGTTGCCGTGTCGACCCTGCGTTCGATCGAGCGTCGTGGTGGCCTCGATGCCTTCCTCGCCGGTGCCCGTGAGGTCGAGCTCTCGCCCGACGCCCGCCGGCTGAAGAAGCTGATCGTCGAGAAGCGTGCCGCTCGCGCTGCGGAGTTCGCCGCCGCCGAGTGA